A single Rhizobium sullae DNA region contains:
- the phaC gene encoding class III poly(R)-hydroxyalkanoic acid synthase subunit PhaC, whose amino-acid sequence MTEPRETAFTSFLKDFAENVGKFHKGANVLAGIRDEDVDVGATPKTLVMRRDKVELFRYEPTAKRTVETPVLIVYSLVGRYTIADLQSDRSLVRSLLAEGTDLWLIDWGKPGRTERWLMMDDYVDDYIHQAVHRICRETGHDKVTLLGICQGGVFATCYAALHPEKVKNLILTITPIDFHADIDDPAAIQGLLNIWIRSLAPEDIDRMVNALGGVIPGEFMSSIFSLMRPMHSLTKYNVGLFDIVDDKDRLMNFLRMEKWLADRPDHPGEAGRRWLKELYQENRLAEGRFELSGRIVDLRAIDMPVLNIYARDDHIIPPACSKALGGKIGSTDYTEIPHPSGHVGLFVSSESQGKPAKTIAEWLQARDG is encoded by the coding sequence ATGACCGAACCCCGCGAAACCGCCTTCACCAGCTTCCTGAAGGATTTCGCCGAGAATGTCGGCAAATTTCACAAGGGGGCGAACGTGCTCGCCGGCATCCGCGACGAGGATGTCGATGTCGGAGCAACCCCGAAGACGCTCGTCATGCGCCGCGACAAGGTGGAGCTGTTTCGCTACGAGCCGACGGCCAAGCGCACCGTCGAGACGCCGGTCCTCATCGTCTATAGCCTGGTCGGCCGCTACACTATCGCGGACCTCCAGTCCGACCGCTCGCTGGTGCGTAGCCTGCTCGCCGAGGGCACCGACCTTTGGCTGATCGACTGGGGCAAGCCCGGCCGCACCGAGCGCTGGCTGATGATGGACGACTATGTCGACGACTATATCCACCAGGCGGTGCACCGGATCTGCCGCGAGACGGGCCATGACAAGGTAACGCTGCTCGGCATCTGCCAAGGCGGCGTCTTCGCCACCTGCTATGCGGCACTCCATCCGGAGAAGGTCAAGAACCTAATCCTGACCATCACGCCGATCGACTTCCACGCCGATATCGATGACCCGGCGGCGATTCAAGGCCTCCTCAACATCTGGATTCGTTCGCTTGCGCCCGAGGATATCGACCGCATGGTCAATGCGCTGGGCGGCGTCATCCCCGGCGAATTCATGAGCTCGATCTTCTCGCTCATGAGACCGATGCACTCGCTGACCAAGTACAATGTCGGCCTCTTCGACATCGTCGACGACAAGGACCGGCTGATGAACTTCCTGCGCATGGAGAAATGGCTGGCCGACCGGCCGGATCACCCGGGCGAAGCCGGCCGACGATGGCTGAAGGAGCTCTATCAGGAGAACCGCCTGGCCGAGGGCAGGTTCGAGCTGTCGGGCCGCATCGTCGACCTCCGCGCGATCGACATGCCCGTGCTCAACATCTACGCGCGGGACGACCATATCATTCCGCCGGCCTGCTCCAAGGCCCTCGGCGGCAAGATCGGCAGCACCGACTATACGGAGATTCCGCATCCGAGCGGGCATGTCGGCCTGTTCGTCTCGAGCGAGTCGCAGGGGAAGCCCGCCAAAACCATAGCCGAATGGCTCCAGGCACGGGACGGGTAG
- a CDS encoding AAA family ATPase, whose product MPHSENPAFHMPTSERIGRYRKEICGRLMEWGAAPEYPIAFTSTLRSFSLGEVAEILGVSGSYLRQLSIDGLGPTPETGTAGRRSYTLPQINELRAHLASTRPKEASKFSPRRRDGEKLQIISVAAGSAGSASTTTSFYLAQGLALQGFRVLAIDLDARGSLSKMFGYLPTGYPVLNASMSAVLSYDDVRRVSMGSVILKTNFDGLHFVPGTFELGDFEEESSRRYRSKWGYPDASIRMVDALKEVEDLYDVVVIHCGDGSFLTAGAYEAATGVLMTVRPERPEISQMTLSLGHFEHLVSLIEQAERPVAYDFIKFLVTRHDPRDLSQQEAVARLRDSLGNTLLTATVWESGAILQAWLKHQSLYELSVGEVGRSAYEQAMETLNSTNAEVMDIVYKVWGRPPMYVSRASRTAGKASS is encoded by the coding sequence ATGCCGCACTCTGAGAATCCAGCCTTTCACATGCCAACATCGGAGCGCATTGGGCGCTATCGCAAAGAAATCTGCGGTCGCCTAATGGAGTGGGGCGCAGCTCCTGAATATCCAATTGCATTCACCAGCACCCTTCGCTCGTTCTCCTTGGGCGAGGTTGCCGAGATTCTCGGCGTGTCGGGCAGTTATCTGCGCCAGTTGTCAATTGATGGGCTGGGGCCAACACCGGAGACAGGGACCGCAGGTCGACGCTCCTATACGCTTCCACAGATCAACGAACTCCGTGCTCATCTCGCTTCGACCCGTCCGAAAGAGGCTTCGAAGTTTTCGCCGCGCAGGCGGGATGGTGAGAAACTGCAGATCATCTCAGTAGCCGCCGGCTCCGCCGGCTCCGCAAGCACCACCACATCGTTCTATCTGGCTCAGGGCCTTGCACTTCAAGGATTCCGCGTTCTCGCTATAGATCTCGATGCGAGGGGCTCATTGTCGAAAATGTTCGGCTATTTACCGACTGGCTATCCCGTCCTTAACGCAAGCATGTCTGCCGTTTTAAGCTATGATGACGTTCGTCGGGTCAGTATGGGCTCTGTAATTCTAAAAACCAATTTTGATGGTCTTCATTTCGTACCGGGTACTTTCGAGCTCGGCGATTTCGAAGAGGAAAGTTCGCGGCGCTACCGCAGCAAGTGGGGATACCCAGATGCTAGCATCAGAATGGTGGATGCGCTCAAGGAAGTCGAAGACCTTTACGACGTCGTCGTTATCCACTGTGGAGATGGAAGCTTTCTGACCGCGGGTGCGTATGAAGCAGCGACCGGCGTGCTGATGACGGTCCGCCCTGAAAGGCCTGAGATCTCGCAAATGACCCTGTCCCTCGGCCATTTCGAGCATTTAGTCTCCTTGATCGAACAGGCTGAAAGGCCCGTAGCGTATGACTTTATTAAATTCTTGGTGACAAGGCACGATCCGCGTGACCTCTCACAGCAAGAGGCAGTCGCACGACTGCGGGACTCCCTGGGGAATACGCTGTTGACTGCGACCGTCTGGGAATCGGGCGCGATTCTGCAAGCTTGGCTGAAACACCAATCGTTATATGAGCTGTCAGTGGGAGAGGTAGGCCGGTCGGCGTACGAGCAAGCGATGGAAACGCTGAATTCCACCAATGCGGAGGTAATGGACATAGTATATAAGGTTTGGGGCCGTCCCCCGATGTATGTGTCGAGGGCTTCGCGGACTGCAGGTAAGGCGAGCTCCTAA
- a CDS encoding phosphoribosyltransferase family protein: MIPSPFNFVPNAANVMTMHLLDRLNNHIVDVEYATVPRKISYMDDYGLLSGEDRKSLIAGDRFYFNSQHFEGRCLLFIDDVKITGTHQNKLVDLMRKQQLENKTFFLYFARYTGDRPNIESELNFAAVKSIKDLNRIVVEPNHHMTARTIKYILSADPDELYNDFLRFRSYRYLETLYFNCLNEGYYKIQKYQANIDIIRNVANAMKEKRHASPR; encoded by the coding sequence ATGATTCCGTCGCCATTCAATTTCGTTCCGAATGCAGCAAATGTAATGACGATGCATTTGCTAGACCGCCTCAACAACCACATCGTTGATGTGGAATATGCGACTGTCCCGCGAAAGATCAGTTACATGGACGATTACGGACTTCTTTCAGGAGAAGATCGAAAATCATTGATTGCTGGTGATCGGTTCTACTTCAACTCGCAACATTTTGAAGGTCGTTGTCTTCTGTTTATCGACGATGTGAAGATCACTGGCACTCACCAAAACAAGTTGGTCGACCTCATGCGCAAGCAGCAGTTAGAGAACAAAACATTTTTCCTGTATTTTGCCCGATACACGGGCGATCGTCCTAACATAGAATCCGAGCTAAATTTTGCCGCCGTTAAGTCAATCAAGGATCTAAACCGGATCGTGGTGGAGCCTAATCATCACATGACCGCGCGGACAATAAAATATATCCTCTCGGCAGATCCAGATGAACTGTACAACGATTTCCTGAGGTTCAGAAGCTACCGATATCTTGAGACTCTTTATTTCAATTGTCTAAATGAAGGATATTACAAAATACAGAAATATCAGGCAAATATAGATATTATTCGCAATGTCGCTAATGCGATGAAAGAGAAAAGACATGCTTCTCCTAGGTAG
- a CDS encoding HAD family hydrolase: MPKMKKRALKGSRRRSAFVAMLPIQGTACTADRIGLPAQLEVAHPDDPFRTRPHAAAETAAGPTTVTHRLRDRRSGGATSISHISFDVWNTLVTANPSHATMRTKFLATCFDTEEAAVRNAYAEVKKWVNQHAIETGYAPSLSENIRLLMMRCNVQKDPGLIAMAFEHVFENCKPVVLDTTVRLVHSLADDGFTLSIGSNSSFISGTTMHNFLESTFGCVFRFGIYSDLLGYAKPNEAFFNKIIKSCGVAADNILHVGDDAICDLQGARSSGMRGALVGRSEDIQEAVYDAV; this comes from the coding sequence ATGCCGAAAATGAAAAAGCGCGCCCTGAAAGGAAGTCGGCGTCGGAGTGCATTCGTCGCCATGTTGCCGATCCAGGGAACGGCTTGTACGGCGGATCGGATTGGGCTGCCCGCCCAGTTGGAAGTGGCGCATCCCGACGATCCGTTTCGGACCCGCCCACACGCCGCAGCCGAAACGGCTGCGGGACCAACCACAGTTACACATCGTTTGAGGGATCGCAGATCCGGGGGAGCCACGTCGATCAGTCATATTTCTTTTGACGTTTGGAACACTCTCGTAACGGCGAACCCAAGTCATGCGACGATGAGAACCAAGTTTCTCGCCACCTGTTTTGATACGGAAGAAGCAGCTGTGAGGAATGCATACGCGGAGGTCAAGAAATGGGTTAACCAACACGCGATCGAAACGGGGTACGCCCCATCCCTGTCCGAAAATATTCGTCTGCTTATGATGCGCTGTAATGTTCAAAAAGATCCAGGCTTAATCGCAATGGCGTTTGAGCACGTTTTTGAGAATTGCAAGCCAGTCGTTTTAGACACGACGGTGAGGTTAGTCCATTCGTTGGCAGACGACGGGTTTACGCTATCAATTGGTAGCAACTCGAGTTTTATTAGCGGCACGACGATGCACAACTTTCTTGAGAGCACCTTTGGATGTGTATTTCGGTTCGGAATTTATTCCGACCTGCTTGGATATGCAAAGCCAAACGAGGCATTTTTCAACAAAATCATCAAGTCGTGCGGCGTTGCGGCCGACAACATCCTGCATGTGGGCGATGACGCCATCTGCGATCTGCAAGGTGCGCGCAGCTCTGGAATGCGCGGCGCCCTGGTGGGAAGATCTGAGGACATTCAAGAGGCTGTTTATGACGCAGTTTGA
- a CDS encoding iron-containing alcohol dehydrogenase, with protein sequence MAFTFQTTPNIRFGAGASSEIADLLKGYKAAHVLLVTGNNVRAAGLTRKAEAAIAEAGIALTVFDGVLADAPSHVIEAAAEICRECGVDVVVAIGGGSAMDTAKLVAYLAKTSDKLDDIYGVGRATGDRLPLLLVPTTAGTGSEVTLTSIVKTPTNEKKAVISPRLLPDWAILDPVLTLGLPPHLTAQTGIDAMAHAIEAYTGKIKKNPISDQLALKALALLSANLRKVYTDGSNLEARSEMLLGSMLAGMAFANSPVAAVHALAYPIGEVFDVGHGLSIALVLPYVLEFNRPAAEALYAELSDVIQPGYRRQSDAVDAAAFIAEIEAICRDCGVPGSLSAVGIGEGDLSKLAEGAMKHEERLLVNNPRELDYDQVREIYAKALAGVSRP encoded by the coding sequence ATGGCCTTCACTTTCCAGACCACGCCCAACATCCGTTTCGGGGCAGGCGCGTCCAGCGAGATCGCCGACCTTCTCAAGGGCTACAAGGCCGCCCATGTGCTGCTCGTCACCGGCAACAACGTACGCGCGGCCGGGCTGACGCGCAAAGCGGAAGCGGCGATTGCCGAAGCCGGCATCGCGCTCACCGTGTTCGACGGCGTGCTCGCCGACGCGCCGTCGCATGTCATCGAAGCGGCGGCAGAAATTTGCCGCGAGTGCGGCGTCGACGTTGTCGTGGCGATCGGCGGCGGCAGCGCGATGGATACGGCAAAGCTCGTCGCCTATCTCGCCAAAACTTCGGACAAGCTTGATGATATCTATGGTGTCGGCCGTGCCACCGGCGATCGGCTGCCGCTGCTGCTGGTTCCGACCACGGCGGGCACCGGATCGGAAGTGACGTTGACCTCCATCGTTAAGACGCCGACCAACGAGAAGAAGGCGGTGATCTCGCCGCGCCTCCTCCCGGACTGGGCGATCCTCGATCCCGTACTGACGCTCGGCCTGCCGCCGCACCTCACCGCCCAGACGGGCATCGACGCCATGGCGCACGCAATCGAGGCCTATACCGGCAAGATCAAGAAGAACCCGATCTCCGACCAGCTCGCGTTGAAGGCGCTGGCGCTGCTGTCGGCCAATCTGAGGAAAGTCTACACGGACGGCTCTAACCTCGAAGCGCGCTCGGAAATGCTGCTCGGCTCCATGCTGGCCGGCATGGCGTTTGCCAACTCGCCGGTTGCCGCGGTGCACGCGCTCGCCTATCCGATCGGCGAGGTCTTCGATGTGGGGCACGGCCTCTCCATTGCGCTGGTCCTGCCTTACGTGTTGGAATTCAACCGCCCGGCGGCCGAAGCGCTCTATGCCGAGCTCTCCGACGTTATCCAGCCCGGCTATCGCCGCCAGTCCGATGCGGTGGACGCTGCGGCCTTCATCGCCGAGATCGAGGCGATCTGCCGAGACTGCGGGGTGCCCGGCTCGCTTTCGGCGGTTGGAATCGGCGAAGGCGATCTTTCCAAGCTGGCGGAGGGTGCGATGAAGCACGAGGAGCGCCTACTGGTCAACAATCCGCGCGAGCTCGACTACGACCAGGTTCGGGAGATCTATGCCAAAGCGCTTGCGGGAGTGAGCCGACCATGA
- the acs gene encoding acetate--CoA ligase, with product MNGNKQAAGVYSVPKQWAERAFIDAQRYEAMYAASIANPEEFWGEHGKRIHWIKPYSTVKNTSFESGKVSIRWFEDGTTNVSYNCIDRHLTERGDKFAIISVGDDPKDDARITYRELYAHVMKWANVLRSQGIGKGDKVTVYLPMIPELTYAMLACTRIGAIHSTLSTNCPPKVLASCIADAASTVVVTADSGTRGGRKLELKVKLDAALDKLPEVVTSVIVVKHTGAPVSMLKGRDHYYDELAETVPDQCPPEEMKAEDPLFVLYTSGSTGKPKGVVHTTGGYLVYTAMTHQYVFDYRDGDIHWCTAEISWITGHSYTVYGPLANGATTLIFEGTPTYPSMSRYWDIIDKHKVSLFYTAPAAIRSLMGSGEDAVKSNSLASLRLLGSVGEPIDPKTWEWYHRVVGGGRCPIVDTWFQTETGGILMTPLPGATELKPGSVGTPFFGVRPELVDAAGNVLDGVANGNLVIADSWPGQMRTLYRDHERFEQEYFSIYPDKYFTGDGARRDAGGHYSITGRIDDVINVSGHRIGTAEVESALVAHASVSEAAVVGYPHEIKGQGIYAYVTLIDGEAASDELRKELVSWVRKEIGPIFTIDKVQFAQGLPKTTSGKIIRRILRKIAEDKCTEFGDTSTLSNPAVVDHLIDNRLNRKAA from the coding sequence ATGAACGGAAACAAGCAGGCGGCGGGCGTCTATTCAGTTCCGAAGCAATGGGCCGAGCGCGCGTTCATCGATGCGCAGCGCTACGAGGCGATGTACGCGGCCTCGATCGCCAACCCGGAAGAGTTCTGGGGCGAACACGGCAAGCGCATCCACTGGATCAAGCCTTACAGTACCGTCAAGAACACTTCGTTTGAATCGGGCAAGGTCTCGATCAGGTGGTTCGAGGACGGCACCACCAACGTCTCCTATAATTGCATCGACCGGCATCTGACCGAGCGGGGCGACAAGTTCGCCATCATCTCGGTGGGGGACGACCCGAAGGATGACGCCCGCATTACCTATCGCGAACTGTACGCCCATGTCATGAAATGGGCGAATGTTTTGCGGTCGCAGGGCATCGGGAAGGGCGACAAGGTCACCGTATACCTGCCGATGATCCCCGAGCTCACCTATGCGATGCTCGCCTGCACGCGCATCGGCGCGATCCATTCGACGCTCTCCACCAATTGCCCGCCCAAAGTCCTGGCAAGCTGCATCGCCGATGCGGCGAGCACCGTCGTGGTCACCGCCGACTCGGGCACGCGCGGTGGGCGCAAGTTGGAGCTGAAGGTCAAATTGGACGCTGCGCTGGACAAGCTTCCCGAGGTGGTGACAAGCGTCATCGTGGTCAAGCACACCGGCGCGCCGGTCAGCATGCTGAAAGGTCGCGACCACTATTATGACGAACTCGCCGAGACCGTCCCCGATCAATGCCCGCCAGAGGAGATGAAGGCGGAAGACCCGCTGTTCGTCCTCTATACGTCAGGTTCCACCGGCAAACCGAAGGGCGTGGTGCATACCACAGGCGGCTATCTCGTCTATACCGCCATGACGCACCAATATGTCTTCGACTACCGCGACGGCGACATCCACTGGTGCACTGCCGAAATCAGCTGGATCACCGGCCACAGCTACACTGTCTACGGGCCGCTCGCCAACGGTGCGACGACCCTCATCTTCGAGGGCACCCCAACCTACCCGAGCATGTCGCGATACTGGGACATCATCGACAAGCACAAGGTCAGCCTGTTCTACACCGCCCCCGCGGCGATCCGCTCCTTGATGGGATCGGGCGAGGATGCGGTGAAATCGAATTCGCTCGCCTCGCTCCGCCTCCTCGGTTCAGTCGGCGAGCCGATCGACCCGAAAACCTGGGAATGGTATCACCGCGTCGTCGGCGGCGGGCGCTGCCCGATCGTCGACACCTGGTTTCAGACCGAGACCGGCGGCATCCTGATGACGCCGCTTCCCGGCGCCACCGAGCTGAAGCCAGGCTCCGTCGGCACCCCCTTCTTCGGCGTCAGGCCTGAGCTGGTCGATGCGGCGGGCAACGTGCTCGATGGCGTTGCAAACGGAAACCTGGTTATCGCTGACAGCTGGCCGGGCCAGATGCGCACGCTTTACCGCGACCACGAGCGCTTCGAGCAGGAATATTTCTCCATCTATCCAGACAAATATTTTACCGGCGACGGCGCCCGGCGCGATGCAGGCGGCCATTACTCGATCACGGGCCGCATCGACGACGTCATCAACGTCTCCGGCCACCGCATCGGCACGGCGGAAGTCGAATCCGCCCTGGTCGCCCACGCTAGCGTTTCGGAAGCCGCGGTGGTCGGCTATCCGCACGAGATCAAGGGGCAGGGCATCTACGCTTACGTAACCCTTATCGACGGCGAGGCTGCCTCTGACGAGCTGCGCAAGGAACTCGTTTCCTGGGTGCGCAAGGAGATAGGCCCGATCTTCACGATCGACAAGGTCCAGTTCGCGCAGGGCCTGCCGAAAACAACCTCGGGGAAAATCATTCGCCGCATCCTGCGCAAGATCGCTGAGGACAAATGCACCGAGTTCGGTGACACCTCGACGCTCTCTAACCCCGCCGTGGTCGATCACCTGATAGACAACCGGCTGAACCGGAAGGCTGCCTGA
- a CDS encoding adenylate kinase, translating into MRLIILGPPGAGKGTQAARLAERLGVPQLSTGDMLRAAVTKGSPVGLAARDLIARGELVGDDIVVNCVLERIAEPGAASGFILDGFPRTLGQARALDEALEKAHLGLDAVLELKVDESVLLDRIIYRAREAKAAGLPVRADDNPEALKVRLESYRTQTQPLADHYRPAGLLRTVNGLRPVDEVTSSLFAELRLQPRTADPGSLG; encoded by the coding sequence ATGAGATTGATCATCCTTGGACCGCCGGGGGCGGGCAAGGGAACACAGGCAGCGCGCCTCGCCGAGCGGCTGGGCGTGCCACAACTGTCGACGGGAGATATGCTGCGCGCCGCGGTCACCAAGGGCTCGCCGGTTGGCCTTGCTGCGCGCGACCTCATAGCGCGGGGCGAATTGGTTGGCGACGACATCGTCGTCAATTGCGTCCTGGAACGCATCGCCGAGCCGGGCGCTGCGTCCGGCTTCATCCTCGACGGCTTTCCCCGCACGCTGGGACAGGCGCGGGCCCTCGACGAAGCGCTCGAAAAGGCACACCTCGGTCTGGATGCGGTGCTCGAACTGAAGGTCGACGAATCCGTGCTGCTAGACCGCATTATCTATCGGGCGCGCGAGGCCAAGGCCGCAGGCCTGCCGGTGCGCGCCGACGACAATCCGGAAGCGCTGAAAGTCAGGCTCGAGTCCTACCGGACGCAGACGCAGCCGCTCGCGGATCACTACCGCCCCGCCGGGCTCCTACGCACCGTTAATGGGCTGAGGCCCGTCGATGAGGTTACGTCCAGCCTTTTTGCGGAATTGCGGCTCCAACCGAGAACGGCCGACCCGGGCTCTCTTGGGTGA
- a CDS encoding IS256 family transposase → MTKSEGKTASAAVKDILLSNPDGLREVIRTVMQEVLEAEMDETLGAAKGERTPDRLGYRSGHYGRTLITRVGKLELRVPQDRSGHFSTELFERYQRSERALVATLAEMYVQGVSTRKVKAITEELCGHAFSASSISAINKRLDESLKAFAERPLQEPFPYLILDARYEKVREAGVVMSQAVLIAVGIDWDGRRQILSVEMAGRESRSAWKDFLVRLKGRGLKGVELVVSDDHAGLVAAIGEVIPEAAWQRCYVHFLRNALDHLPRKHGDDCLQELRWLYDRRDLDEAKADLAAWLAKWSVRYPRLTTWVEETIEQTLTFFRLPRQHHKHLKSTNMLERLNEEIRRRTYVVRIFPNTESCLRLVRALAVETHENWMEANRYINMDDLREHKKLALRQAA, encoded by the coding sequence ATGACCAAGAGTGAAGGTAAGACAGCCAGCGCCGCCGTCAAAGACATTTTGCTTTCGAACCCCGACGGGCTGCGCGAGGTGATCCGCACAGTGATGCAGGAGGTACTGGAAGCGGAGATGGACGAGACACTGGGGGCTGCAAAAGGCGAGCGCACACCGGACCGGCTAGGCTACCGCTCGGGCCACTATGGCCGCACGCTGATCACGCGGGTGGGCAAGCTTGAACTGCGGGTGCCGCAGGATCGCTCTGGGCACTTCTCCACCGAACTGTTCGAGCGCTATCAGCGCTCCGAGCGGGCGCTGGTGGCGACCTTGGCGGAGATGTATGTGCAGGGGGTGTCAACCAGGAAGGTCAAGGCGATTACCGAGGAGCTCTGCGGCCACGCCTTCTCGGCATCATCGATCTCGGCGATCAACAAGCGGCTGGACGAGAGCCTGAAGGCCTTTGCCGAACGCCCGCTGCAAGAGCCCTTTCCCTACCTGATCCTCGATGCCCGTTACGAGAAGGTGCGCGAGGCCGGTGTCGTGATGAGCCAGGCGGTGCTGATCGCCGTTGGCATCGACTGGGACGGACGGCGGCAGATTCTGTCCGTCGAGATGGCCGGCCGCGAGAGCCGCTCGGCCTGGAAGGACTTCCTCGTCAGGCTGAAAGGACGCGGCTTGAAGGGCGTCGAACTGGTGGTCTCCGACGATCATGCCGGTCTCGTCGCAGCGATCGGCGAGGTGATCCCGGAGGCTGCCTGGCAGCGCTGCTACGTGCATTTCCTCAGAAACGCCCTCGATCACCTGCCGCGCAAACATGGCGACGACTGCCTACAGGAGCTTCGATGGCTCTACGATCGGCGCGATCTCGATGAGGCGAAAGCCGATCTCGCCGCCTGGCTCGCCAAATGGTCGGTCCGCTACCCGCGGCTGACCACCTGGGTTGAGGAAACCATCGAGCAGACGCTGACCTTCTTTCGACTGCCGCGCCAGCATCACAAGCACTTGAAATCGACCAATATGCTGGAACGCCTCAATGAAGAAATCCGGCGCAGAACCTACGTCGTGCGCATCTTTCCCAATACCGAGAGCTGTCTACGCCTCGTGCGAGCGCTCGCCGTCGAAACCCACGAAAACTGGATGGAGGCCAACCGCTACATCAATATGGACGACCTGCGCGAGCACAAGAAACTCGCACTCCGTCAAGCCGCATGA
- a CDS encoding ATP-binding cassette domain-containing protein produces MLEVKSINVSIGGVPILRDVSMKVEAHSMVGIVGRNGAGKTTLMRAIMGLLPLRAGSIHYEKKDISREAPHLRVRHQMGFAPEDRRLIPELTVEENLLIPAWAAGVTDAQKRLDDVYALIPEAADFRHRRALQLSGGQQKLVAIGRARMTGTQLLMLDEPFEGVAPALSKRISEVVASLRPLGLSILLSGADLRHAGKGLDMVYRMDRGQITSI; encoded by the coding sequence ATGCTTGAGGTGAAGTCAATCAACGTCTCCATCGGCGGGGTTCCTATTCTGCGTGACGTTTCCATGAAGGTCGAAGCCCACTCGATGGTCGGAATCGTCGGCCGCAATGGTGCCGGTAAGACCACGCTGATGCGTGCGATAATGGGGCTCTTGCCACTCCGGGCAGGTTCGATCCATTATGAGAAGAAGGACATTTCTCGTGAGGCGCCGCATCTGCGCGTGCGCCACCAGATGGGCTTCGCGCCGGAAGACCGGCGCCTTATTCCCGAACTGACTGTTGAGGAAAACCTGCTTATTCCGGCATGGGCAGCTGGCGTCACAGATGCGCAGAAGCGGCTCGACGATGTCTATGCGCTCATTCCGGAGGCAGCAGACTTCCGCCATCGCCGTGCCCTCCAGCTTTCAGGCGGCCAGCAGAAACTCGTGGCCATCGGTCGCGCACGCATGACTGGCACCCAGCTGTTAATGCTAGACGAGCCATTCGAAGGCGTCGCCCCCGCGCTTTCCAAGCGCATTTCCGAGGTCGTCGCATCCCTGCGGCCGCTTGGTCTTTCCATCCTTCTTTCTGGCGCCGATCTTCGGCACGCCGGTAAGGGCCTCGATATGGTTTATCGCATGGATCGTGGCCAGATCACTTCTATTTGA
- a CDS encoding ABC transporter ATP-binding protein: protein MKLIIEAKSLVKRFGAVTAANDVNVDIMSGTISGLIGTNGAGKTTFINMITGYLGPDSGSILLEGQEIVGLSPRQITRRGVARSFQIPQLFNSLTAIENLMFAYSATGSVGAKGFSILSDDELAIHADETLEVFGLGAFRNSIAGTMPEGIRKLLDIAIAMVGKPKVLFLDEPTSGVASEEKFSVMDRIIDATRVAGVSVLFVEHDMEIVRRYSDRVLAFFEGRVLIDGPPETVLSDRQVRELIIGEEHRVPKEDNHA from the coding sequence ATGAAACTGATTATTGAAGCAAAGAGCCTCGTCAAGCGGTTCGGCGCGGTAACTGCCGCAAACGACGTGAATGTCGACATCATGTCTGGAACGATTTCGGGGCTAATCGGCACAAACGGCGCCGGCAAGACGACGTTTATCAATATGATTACGGGCTATCTGGGCCCGGACTCCGGTTCGATCCTGCTCGAGGGACAGGAAATCGTCGGGCTTTCACCTCGTCAGATCACTCGGCGCGGCGTTGCCCGGTCCTTTCAGATTCCGCAATTGTTCAACTCGCTGACAGCGATTGAGAACCTGATGTTTGCTTACAGCGCAACGGGTAGCGTTGGCGCCAAGGGCTTTTCGATTCTTTCCGACGATGAGCTCGCGATCCATGCTGACGAGACGCTCGAGGTGTTCGGACTTGGAGCGTTCCGCAACTCGATTGCCGGCACGATGCCCGAAGGCATCCGCAAGCTTCTCGACATTGCAATTGCCATGGTTGGCAAGCCGAAGGTTCTTTTCCTGGACGAGCCGACGAGCGGCGTCGCCAGCGAAGAAAAGTTCTCGGTCATGGACCGCATTATTGACGCGACCCGTGTCGCAGGCGTCAGCGTGCTCTTCGTCGAGCACGACATGGAGATCGTTCGCCGCTACTCCGACCGCGTGCTCGCTTTCTTCGAAGGCCGGGTACTGATTGATGGACCTCCGGAAACGGTCCTCAGCGACCGACAAGTGCGTGAACTCATCATTGGTGAAGAACATCGCGTTCCCAAGGAGGACAACCATGCTTGA